From Deltaproteobacteria bacterium, one genomic window encodes:
- a CDS encoding YihY/virulence factor BrkB family protein gives MLESIGNFLNEVYSEWRRDNALTHGAALAYYTLFSMAPLLVLIIAIAGLALGRAVAEGELVAKIKDLIGPDSARTVEGMISEVSSPATGIIATAVSLATMLFGASGVFGQLQSSLNQIWDTIVADGTPPRGVVRRRLASFGLILGIGMLLFLSLMVSAALAALHDLLARHLPQLSGALPLLNTALSFVLTTSLFAMIYKVLPDVELHWRDVWVGAAVTAVLFSVGRTLIGVYLGRAGTASVYGAAGSLVVLLLWIYYSAQILFIGAEFTEVYSRRYGSRRAAAEPVPRI, from the coding sequence GTGCTGGAATCGATCGGGAACTTTCTCAACGAGGTCTACAGCGAGTGGCGCCGCGACAACGCGCTGACTCACGGGGCGGCGCTGGCGTACTACACGCTGTTCTCGATGGCGCCGCTGCTGGTGCTCATCATCGCGATTGCCGGTCTGGCGCTCGGCCGTGCGGTGGCGGAGGGCGAACTGGTCGCCAAGATCAAAGATCTCATCGGGCCCGACAGTGCGCGAACCGTTGAAGGGATGATCAGCGAGGTCAGCTCGCCGGCGACGGGGATCATCGCCACCGCGGTGAGCTTGGCCACGATGCTGTTCGGCGCGTCCGGCGTGTTCGGTCAGTTGCAGAGTTCGCTCAATCAGATCTGGGACACGATCGTCGCCGATGGCACACCGCCGCGTGGTGTGGTGCGGCGGCGCTTGGCTTCCTTCGGCCTCATCCTCGGCATCGGGATGTTGCTGTTCTTGTCGTTGATGGTGAGTGCCGCCCTGGCGGCGCTGCACGACCTGCTCGCCCGTCACCTGCCGCAGTTGAGCGGCGCGTTGCCGCTGCTCAACACCGCGCTCTCGTTTGTCCTGACGACCTCGCTGTTCGCGATGATCTACAAGGTGCTGCCCGACGTCGAACTGCATTGGCGCGACGTGTGGGTCGGTGCCGCGGTCACCGCAGTGCTCTTCAGCGTCGGCCGCACGCTGATCGGGGTGTACCTGGGACGTGCCGGCACCGCATCGGTCTACGGCGCGGCCGGATCGTTGGTCGTGCTGTTGCTGTGGATCTACTACTCGGCGCAGATTCTATTCATCGGCGCCGAGTTCACCGAGGTCTACTCGCGCCGCTACGGTTCGCGCCGCGCAGCGGCGGAGCCGGTCCCCCGTATCTGA
- a CDS encoding cytochrome P450 codes for MREHAPVYWDEAGQVWGIASYADVMTVSKDPPTFCSSQGMRPDTPSMPYMVNLDDPLHRQRRALVNKGFTVRRVAEREPRLREICVDLIERAKARGCFDFVRDLAAWLPLIVIGDMLGVQPDAYADLLRWSDDMLSSSGVMIPERLDRAQQAFLEYREYQMRVIADRRARPPQDDLVSVLVHAEIDGAKLDDDALVMESLLILIGGDETTRHVISGGMYQLFHHPEQRRTLAQVPTKIPTAVEEMLRWVSPIQNMARTATRDVMLHGQRIRQGDKLLLLYPSANRDAAVFGLPLTFNVARTPNDHVAFGFGAHYCLGASLARLELRVLFEELLARMPTLELTTDAPPPMRESNFITGIESLPVEWRG; via the coding sequence ATGCGTGAGCACGCGCCGGTATACTGGGACGAGGCTGGACAAGTCTGGGGCATCGCGTCGTACGCCGATGTGATGACGGTCTCAAAAGACCCACCCACGTTTTGCAGCAGCCAAGGGATGCGGCCCGATACACCGTCGATGCCCTACATGGTCAACCTCGATGATCCGCTGCACCGCCAGCGCCGCGCGCTGGTCAACAAGGGCTTCACCGTGCGTCGCGTCGCCGAACGCGAGCCGCGCTTGCGCGAGATTTGCGTCGACCTCATCGAGCGCGCCAAAGCGCGTGGCTGCTTCGATTTCGTGCGCGACCTCGCCGCCTGGCTACCGCTGATCGTGATCGGCGACATGCTCGGCGTGCAGCCTGACGCCTACGCCGATCTCCTGCGCTGGTCCGACGACATGCTCAGCTCCTCGGGGGTGATGATCCCCGAACGACTCGATCGCGCGCAGCAGGCCTTCCTCGAGTATCGCGAGTATCAGATGCGCGTGATCGCCGATCGCCGCGCGCGGCCGCCGCAAGATGATCTCGTCAGCGTCCTCGTGCACGCCGAGATCGACGGCGCGAAGCTCGACGATGACGCCCTGGTGATGGAGTCGCTATTGATCTTGATCGGCGGCGACGAGACCACGCGCCACGTCATCAGCGGCGGCATGTATCAGCTCTTCCACCACCCCGAGCAGCGCCGCACGTTGGCGCAGGTTCCGACGAAGATTCCGACCGCCGTCGAAGAGATGCTGCGCTGGGTCAGCCCGATCCAGAACATGGCGCGCACCGCAACGCGCGATGTCATGCTGCACGGCCAGCGCATCCGCCAGGGCGACAAGCTGCTGTTGCTCTACCCTTCGGCCAATCGCGATGCCGCCGTCTTCGGCCTGCCGCTCACTTTCAACGTCGCGCGGACGCCGAACGACCACGTGGCCTTCGGCTTCGGCGCGCACTACTGTCTGGGCGCGAGTCTGGCGCGGCTCGAGCTGCGCGTGCTGTTCGAAGAGTTGCTGGCGCGAATGCCCACGCTCGAACTCACGACCGATGCTCCGCCGCCGATGCGCGAATCCAACTTCATCACCGGCATCGAATCGCTCCCGGTCGAGTGGCGGGGCTAG
- a CDS encoding acetoacetate decarboxylase family protein, which yields MQAAIDTTPASSRRYVIQGRTITLPAIVRDASTGNAIFMVPASAAQGLVGEGFEVVEMAPGLTQLILGFVDYRDNDLGDYNEVMIIFMVRPRGAPPETAGTFIYKLPVNQSFTCEAGCTIWGFPKSVEQIDIEYHSDRATCTLVMGGQHVFTLTVPRTIAADAGAPDMEMTTYTYLDGPTALQFITGGAAAVSSGADGVALTLGSHPIADELRSLGLPTAPMMSTWMEHMHGSFGAPRKL from the coding sequence ATGCAGGCTGCTATCGACACAACCCCCGCGTCCTCACGGCGCTACGTGATCCAAGGCCGCACGATCACGCTGCCCGCCATCGTGCGTGATGCCAGCACCGGCAACGCGATCTTCATGGTGCCTGCGTCGGCCGCACAGGGCCTAGTCGGCGAGGGCTTCGAAGTGGTCGAGATGGCTCCGGGCCTGACCCAACTCATCCTTGGATTCGTCGACTACCGCGACAACGATCTCGGCGACTACAACGAAGTAATGATCATCTTCATGGTGCGTCCGAGAGGCGCGCCGCCCGAAACTGCCGGAACGTTCATCTACAAACTGCCGGTGAATCAGTCGTTCACCTGCGAAGCCGGCTGCACGATCTGGGGTTTTCCAAAGAGCGTCGAGCAGATCGATATCGAGTACCACAGCGATCGCGCGACCTGCACGCTGGTGATGGGCGGCCAACACGTCTTCACACTGACGGTACCACGCACGATCGCCGCCGATGCCGGAGCGCCGGACATGGAGATGACCACCTACACGTATCTCGATGGACCCACCGCGCTGCAGTTCATCACCGGCGGCGCGGCGGCGGTATCGTCGGGTGCCGACGGCGTGGCGCTCACGCTCGGTTCGCATCCGATCGCCGACGAACTGCGCAGCCTCGGTCTACCAACCGCACCGATGATGAGCACGTGGATGGAACACATGCACGGCTCGTTCGGTGCGCCGCGCAAGCTGTGA
- a CDS encoding arginyltransferase, with translation MDPRAGVSPTSGGQRLGLVTPREQVVHDGPLRCPYLPNEIARLPLRLPARALSHEEFAQRLRSGDRRQGVLLYRPTCPTCRACEPIRIDVPAFTPSKTQRRILRRGQTQLQTAIGTPTLTREKLTLYNRHKIERGLRRGEELLDADGYEQFLVDTCTDTIELTYRYQGALVGVAIADRAADALSAVYCFFDPAYERLSPGAYSILEQVELCKEWGLGYLYLGLYVGACASMSYKANYLPHERLIAGEWRRFIREP, from the coding sequence ATGGATCCGCGTGCCGGCGTCTCGCCAACATCGGGTGGCCAGCGATTGGGCCTGGTCACGCCGCGCGAGCAGGTCGTGCACGACGGACCGTTGCGATGTCCGTACCTCCCAAACGAGATCGCGCGCTTGCCGCTGCGGCTGCCGGCGCGCGCGCTTTCGCACGAAGAGTTCGCGCAACGTTTGCGCTCGGGCGATCGCCGCCAGGGGGTGTTGCTGTATCGGCCGACGTGCCCCACCTGCCGGGCGTGCGAGCCGATCCGCATCGATGTGCCGGCGTTCACGCCGAGCAAGACTCAGCGGCGCATCCTTCGCCGCGGCCAGACGCAACTGCAGACCGCGATCGGAACGCCGACGCTGACGCGCGAGAAGCTGACGCTCTACAACCGCCACAAGATCGAGCGCGGCTTGCGCCGCGGCGAGGAGCTGCTCGACGCGGACGGGTACGAACAGTTCCTCGTCGACACCTGCACCGACACGATCGAGTTGACCTACCGCTATCAGGGCGCGCTGGTCGGCGTGGCGATCGCCGATCGTGCCGCCGACGCGCTGTCGGCCGTGTACTGTTTCTTCGATCCGGCGTACGAGCGCTTGAGCCCCGGTGCGTACTCGATTCTCGAACAGGTCGAGCTGTGTAAAGAGTGGGGCCTGGGCTACCTCTACCTCGGCCTCTACGTCGGCGCCTGTGCGTCGATGTCGTACAAAGCGAACTACTTGCCGCACGAGCGGCTGATCGCCGGCGAGTGGAGGCGGTTTATTCGTGAACCGTGA
- a CDS encoding DUF72 domain-containing protein, which produces MTAPHSATFHVGTASWTDPSLIASAAFYPPDVTSAEDRLRFYAAQFDTVEVDATYYALLAERNATLWAERTPSDFTFHVKAFALLTTHAADTKRLPRAIKALLSPAELAQPRLTRPRDEVRDLAFDMFTRALEPLRAAGKLGQMVFQFPPWFTATRKNADYIEHCRARLPDDALAIEFRHASWLAPTRQERTLDFLRDHGLTYVIVDEPQVANSVPPVCALTSDVGYVRFHGRNKEAWQQKGISAAERYKYLYAERELAEWTGRLRDLKGARAVHAVFNNCYANFGVMNATTMKQMLVNRES; this is translated from the coding sequence TTGACCGCACCACACAGCGCAACCTTTCACGTCGGGACCGCGTCGTGGACGGATCCGAGTCTGATCGCGTCCGCTGCTTTCTATCCGCCCGACGTGACGAGTGCGGAGGATCGGCTGCGATTCTACGCCGCGCAGTTCGACACTGTGGAAGTCGACGCGACGTATTACGCGCTGCTAGCGGAACGCAACGCGACGCTGTGGGCCGAACGGACGCCGAGTGACTTCACGTTTCATGTCAAAGCATTCGCGTTACTGACCACGCACGCCGCCGACACCAAGCGGCTACCGCGCGCGATCAAAGCATTGCTGTCGCCGGCGGAACTCGCCCAGCCGCGCCTGACGCGGCCGCGCGACGAGGTGCGCGACTTGGCCTTCGACATGTTCACGCGGGCGCTCGAACCGTTGCGCGCCGCCGGCAAGCTCGGGCAGATGGTGTTTCAATTTCCGCCGTGGTTCACCGCGACGCGCAAGAACGCCGACTACATCGAGCACTGCCGCGCCCGCCTGCCCGATGATGCGCTGGCGATCGAGTTCCGCCACGCCAGTTGGCTCGCGCCGACCCGGCAAGAACGCACGCTCGATTTCTTGCGCGACCACGGGCTCACGTACGTCATCGTCGACGAACCGCAGGTCGCCAACTCTGTGCCGCCGGTGTGCGCGCTCACCAGCGATGTCGGCTACGTGCGTTTCCACGGGCGCAACAAGGAGGCGTGGCAACAGAAGGGCATTTCCGCCGCCGAGCGCTACAAGTACCTCTACGCCGAGCGTGAGTTGGCCGAATGGACCGGGCGTTTGCGCGACCTCAAAGGCGCGCGCGCCGTCCACGCCGTCTTCAACAACTGCTACGCCAATTTCGGCGTGATGAACGCGACCACGATGAAGCAGATGCTGGTGAATCGTGAGTCGTGA
- a CDS encoding thioredoxin domain-containing protein: MVAFREGAPVPQHTNRLIHESSPYLRQHAHNPVDWYAWGAEAFDTARRDRKPILLSVGYSACHWCHVMEHESFEDEATAALMNQHFVNIKVDREERPDVDHIYMNAVQLLTGRGGWPMTVFLTPDGKPFYGGTYFPPDDRHGLPGFKRLLLALADAYRNKPEDVQKNVGQLMDAMKATEVSQSTNQLPDAALLPQAAAALARAYDETHGGIGQAPKFPNEAVFELFLRVHRTSGDVRYLEMVLHTLRAMARGGIYDQLGGGFHRYSVDQRWLVPHFEKMLYDNAQLVPLYLAAFQLTGDAFFATIARETLDYVIREMRDPAGGFYSTQDADSEGVEGKFFVWDVAEVSRLVGEENAEIVCRYWDVTDAGNFEDRNILHVTLEIEQLAKLFRRDAGEVRQLLADSRDKLFAAREQRIKPARDEKVLTAWNALMISAFAKAAEVFDDSNYRRVAVDAVAFIESALARGDRLLSTYKDGVAKLNGYLDDYAFFVAALLDVFEATQNRRYLDRAAALTASMLAHFWDDAAGGFFFTSDDHEALIVRSKPVFDGSIPSGNSVAVRNLLRLYHYTEQREYLDRAEAMLQIFGAQMREQPFGFANMLGALDFYTQQPHEIVVVTPADAGDELLRKIRGTYLPNRTLTVVDPTHSASLPTQFAGKTQRDGKSTVYVCRRMTCSAPATEWSEVEALLDA, from the coding sequence ATGGTGGCGTTTCGCGAAGGAGCACCTGTGCCGCAACACACCAATCGTCTCATCCACGAATCCAGTCCGTACTTGCGCCAGCACGCGCACAACCCGGTCGACTGGTATGCGTGGGGGGCGGAGGCGTTCGACACGGCGCGCCGCGACCGCAAACCGATCCTGCTCAGCGTCGGCTACTCCGCGTGTCACTGGTGTCACGTGATGGAGCACGAGTCGTTTGAAGACGAGGCGACCGCGGCGCTGATGAATCAACACTTCGTGAACATCAAAGTCGATCGCGAAGAGCGGCCCGACGTCGATCACATCTACATGAACGCGGTGCAACTGCTCACCGGCCGCGGCGGTTGGCCGATGACCGTGTTCCTCACGCCCGACGGCAAGCCGTTCTACGGCGGCACCTACTTTCCGCCCGACGATCGTCACGGTCTGCCGGGGTTCAAGCGCTTGCTGCTCGCGCTCGCCGATGCTTACCGCAACAAGCCCGAGGATGTGCAGAAGAACGTCGGGCAGCTCATGGACGCGATGAAGGCGACCGAGGTGAGCCAATCGACGAATCAGTTGCCCGACGCGGCGTTGTTGCCGCAAGCCGCGGCGGCGTTGGCGCGCGCCTACGACGAGACCCACGGCGGCATCGGCCAAGCGCCGAAGTTTCCCAACGAAGCGGTGTTCGAATTATTCTTGCGCGTCCACCGCACCAGCGGCGACGTGCGGTACCTCGAGATGGTCCTGCACACGCTGCGCGCGATGGCGCGCGGCGGCATCTACGATCAGCTCGGCGGCGGCTTCCATCGCTACTCGGTCGACCAGCGCTGGCTGGTGCCGCACTTCGAAAAGATGCTGTACGACAACGCCCAGCTCGTGCCGCTCTACCTCGCCGCGTTTCAACTGACCGGCGACGCGTTCTTCGCCACCATCGCCCGCGAGACGCTCGACTATGTGATCCGCGAGATGCGCGATCCGGCCGGCGGCTTCTACTCGACGCAAGATGCCGACAGCGAAGGGGTCGAAGGCAAGTTCTTCGTCTGGGATGTCGCCGAGGTGAGCCGTCTGGTCGGCGAGGAGAACGCCGAGATCGTCTGCCGCTACTGGGACGTCACCGACGCGGGCAACTTCGAGGATCGCAACATCCTGCACGTCACGCTGGAGATCGAGCAGCTAGCTAAATTGTTCCGGCGCGATGCCGGCGAGGTCCGACAACTGCTCGCCGATAGCCGTGACAAATTGTTCGCGGCGCGCGAGCAGCGGATCAAGCCCGCGCGTGACGAGAAAGTGCTCACGGCCTGGAACGCGCTGATGATCAGCGCGTTCGCCAAGGCCGCCGAGGTGTTCGACGACTCGAACTATCGCCGCGTCGCAGTGGACGCCGTCGCGTTCATCGAGTCGGCGCTGGCGCGTGGCGATCGCCTGCTCAGCACGTACAAGGACGGCGTTGCCAAACTCAACGGCTACCTCGATGACTACGCGTTCTTCGTCGCCGCGTTACTCGACGTGTTCGAAGCGACCCAAAATCGGCGCTACCTTGATCGCGCCGCCGCGCTCACCGCGTCGATGCTCGCGCACTTCTGGGACGACGCGGCCGGTGGGTTCTTCTTCACCAGCGACGATCACGAAGCGCTGATCGTGCGTAGCAAGCCGGTGTTCGACGGCTCGATTCCGTCGGGCAACTCGGTCGCGGTGCGCAACCTGCTGCGCCTCTATCACTACACCGAGCAGCGCGAGTATCTCGACCGCGCCGAAGCGATGCTGCAAATTTTCGGTGCGCAAATGCGCGAGCAACCGTTCGGCTTCGCGAACATGCTCGGCGCGCTCGATTTCTACACCCAGCAACCCCACGAGATCGTCGTCGTTACGCCAGCCGACGCAGGTGACGAACTGCTACGAAAAATCCGAGGCACGTATCTGCCGAACCGCACGCTGACGGTTGTCGATCCCACGCACAGCGCGTCGTTGCCGACACAGTTTGCCGGCAAGACGCAACGCGACGGCAAGTCGACGGTGTACGTCTGCCGCCGTATGACCTGTTCCGCGCCGGCGACCGAATGGAGCGAAGTGGAAGCTCTGCTCGACGCGTAG
- a CDS encoding transposase — translation MPRYRRAVVPGGTFFFTLVTEHRAGFLCDQVSRRCLREALHGCQQRWPFHIEAFVLLPDHLHAIWSLPHGDSDFSKRWALVKKRFTQAWLAAGGVEQQQSASHQRDRRRGVWQRRFWEHAIRDDTDLARHFDYIHYNPVKHGLVRCPHAWPHSSFHRKVRLQVYRANWACACERPATPLRFDDLDETAME, via the coding sequence ATGCCCAGGTATCGCCGCGCCGTTGTGCCTGGTGGAACCTTCTTCTTCACGTTGGTGACGGAGCACCGCGCCGGCTTCCTGTGTGACCAGGTGTCGCGTCGATGTTTGCGCGAAGCCCTTCACGGGTGCCAGCAGCGCTGGCCGTTTCACATCGAGGCGTTCGTACTTCTGCCCGACCATCTGCACGCGATCTGGTCGCTGCCGCACGGCGACTCGGACTTCTCCAAACGATGGGCACTGGTGAAGAAGCGTTTCACTCAGGCATGGCTCGCCGCGGGTGGCGTCGAACAGCAGCAGAGTGCGTCGCATCAACGAGATCGCCGACGCGGGGTTTGGCAACGGCGGTTTTGGGAGCACGCGATCCGCGACGACACGGACCTGGCGCGGCACTTCGACTACATCCACTACAATCCCGTGAAGCACGGACTGGTGCGCTGTCCGCATGCCTGGCCGCACTCGTCGTTTCATCGCAAGGTGCGTCTACAAGTGTATCGCGCCAACTGGGCTTGCGCCTGCGAGCGACCGGCAACACCGCTGCGATTCGACGATCTTGATGAGACCGCGATGGAGTAA
- a CDS encoding LOG family protein — MRAQPPLTPRVDSAQRYVDELIATAQRLLADGASIGDLKIASAALSEMREAFRVFAPYRGVRKVSTFGSARTQAGDPTFRLAEEFARRIADAGFMVITGAGGGIMEACQRGAGRERSFGINIQLPFEQHANPHIEGDPKLIQFRYFFTRKLFFLKEAHAVVLFAGGFGTHDEGFETLTLMQTGKTVPIPLVLLDRKRGTYWKTWQRYVEEHILQRGMIAKEDLALYKVTDSVDAAVAEITNFYRVYHSSRYVRDRLVLRLNAPLPADSLAALAAEFGDIIVDGGIEQRRALSVERNEPEILHLPRLVFRFDRMHYGRLRMLIDRVNQAPVE, encoded by the coding sequence ATGCGTGCCCAACCTCCACTCACTCCGCGTGTCGACTCTGCGCAACGTTACGTCGATGAGCTGATCGCTACCGCGCAGCGTTTGCTCGCTGACGGTGCGAGTATCGGTGATCTCAAGATCGCCAGCGCCGCGCTGAGCGAGATGCGCGAGGCGTTTCGTGTGTTCGCGCCGTATCGTGGCGTGCGCAAGGTCAGCACCTTCGGTTCGGCGCGCACGCAGGCCGGCGATCCTACGTTTCGCCTCGCCGAAGAATTCGCGCGCCGCATCGCGGATGCCGGCTTCATGGTCATCACCGGCGCCGGCGGCGGCATTATGGAAGCGTGTCAGCGCGGCGCCGGGCGCGAGCGCAGCTTCGGCATCAACATCCAGCTCCCGTTCGAGCAGCACGCCAACCCACACATCGAAGGCGATCCCAAGCTGATCCAGTTCCGCTACTTCTTCACCCGCAAACTCTTCTTCCTCAAGGAAGCACATGCGGTCGTGCTCTTCGCCGGCGGTTTTGGAACCCACGACGAAGGGTTCGAAACGCTCACATTGATGCAAACAGGGAAAACCGTGCCCATCCCGCTGGTGCTGCTCGACCGCAAACGTGGCACGTACTGGAAGACGTGGCAGCGCTACGTCGAAGAACACATCTTGCAACGCGGCATGATCGCGAAGGAGGATCTCGCGCTCTACAAAGTCACCGACAGTGTCGATGCCGCGGTCGCGGAGATCACGAACTTCTATCGTGTGTATCACTCCTCGCGCTACGTGCGCGATCGCCTGGTGCTCCGCCTCAATGCCCCGCTGCCGGCGGATTCCCTCGCGGCTCTTGCGGCCGAGTTCGGCGACATCATCGTCGACGGCGGCATCGAACAGCGCCGCGCCTTATCGGTGGAACGCAACGAGCCGGAGATCCTGCACCTGCCGCGGCTGGTGTTTCGCTTCGATCGGATGCACTACGGCCGCCTGCGCATGCTGATCGATCGCGTCAATCAGGCGCCGGTGGAATGA
- a CDS encoding aspartate aminotransferase family protein, which translates to MRQRLHHEDTKGTKSASSRRARVVVDRTDAQLARADRAHLIHGFGSPATIESEGTVRLVKGRGVYVWDSKGRRYIDGLASLWNVAVGHGRSEIARAVAKQMRAIEYVPTLLGFSSEPAIRLAARLARMAPKGLTRVVFTSGGSESNETVIRLVRLYWRLRQQPDKIKFVALNRAYHGSSTGAASLTGLPAFHQYYEPMMPGVVRMARPFCYRCELGLTYPQCGLACADELERIIEREGADTIGAFIAEPVQGVGGVVEPPPGYFERIRAICDRYNILMIVDEVITGFGRLGTPFGIQRWKAIPDMLVFAKAVTSGYLPLGGVIVREPLYQTLLQAGPSFTLHQGFTYSGHPAACAAALANLDIIERERLIPAARRKAPSFKKRLQSLATLAIVGEVRCAGLMAAVELVQDKVSKTPFPEPLKVPWRIRSAALRRGVIVRASVDTVVVCPPLIITPQQIDVIATTLREAIEEVSAELREPAPTQS; encoded by the coding sequence ATGAGACAAAGACTGCACCACGAAGACACGAAGGGCACGAAGAGCGCATCATCACGGCGCGCTCGCGTCGTCGTCGATCGCACTGACGCTCAACTTGCGCGCGCGGATCGCGCCCACTTGATCCACGGCTTCGGATCGCCGGCGACCATCGAGAGCGAAGGCACCGTACGCTTGGTCAAGGGCCGCGGTGTGTACGTGTGGGACAGTAAGGGGCGGCGCTACATCGATGGGTTGGCGTCGCTGTGGAACGTGGCGGTCGGACACGGCCGCAGCGAAATCGCCCGCGCGGTTGCCAAACAGATGCGCGCGATCGAGTACGTGCCGACGTTGCTCGGCTTCTCCTCGGAGCCGGCGATCCGGCTCGCCGCGCGCCTCGCCCGCATGGCGCCGAAGGGGCTGACGCGTGTCGTGTTCACCTCCGGCGGCTCGGAGTCGAACGAGACCGTCATCCGCTTGGTGCGGCTCTACTGGCGGCTGCGCCAGCAACCGGACAAGATCAAGTTCGTCGCGCTCAATCGCGCCTATCATGGCTCCTCGACCGGGGCGGCGAGCCTCACGGGGTTGCCCGCGTTCCATCAATACTACGAGCCGATGATGCCCGGCGTCGTGCGGATGGCGCGCCCGTTTTGCTATCGCTGCGAACTCGGGCTCACGTACCCGCAATGCGGTTTGGCCTGTGCCGATGAACTCGAGCGCATCATCGAGCGCGAAGGCGCCGACACCATCGGCGCGTTCATCGCCGAGCCGGTGCAAGGCGTCGGTGGCGTGGTCGAGCCGCCGCCTGGTTACTTCGAACGCATTCGCGCTATCTGCGATCGCTACAACATTCTGATGATCGTCGATGAGGTGATCACCGGCTTCGGACGACTCGGCACGCCATTCGGGATTCAACGCTGGAAGGCGATCCCCGACATGTTGGTGTTCGCCAAAGCGGTGACCAGTGGCTATCTGCCGCTCGGCGGTGTGATCGTGCGCGAGCCGCTGTACCAAACCCTGCTGCAAGCGGGGCCGAGTTTCACACTCCATCAAGGGTTCACTTACTCCGGGCATCCGGCGGCGTGTGCGGCGGCGCTGGCCAACCTCGACATCATCGAGCGCGAGCGCTTGATTCCGGCCGCGCGCCGCAAGGCGCCATCCTTCAAGAAGCGGCTCCAATCACTCGCCACACTGGCGATCGTCGGCGAGGTGCGCTGCGCCGGATTGATGGCGGCCGTCGAGTTGGTACAGGACAAGGTGAGCAAGACGCCGTTCCCCGAGCCGTTGAAGGTTCCGTGGCGCATCCGCAGCGCGGCCTTGCGCCGCGGCGTGATCGTGCGCGCCAGTGTCGACACCGTCGTGGTGTGTCCGCCGCTGATCATTACCCCGCAACAGATCGACGTGATCGCGACTACGTTGCGCGAGGCAATCGAAGAGGTGAGCGCCGAACTCCGCGAGCCCGCGCCTACCCAATCCTGA
- a CDS encoding peptidylprolyl isomerase — protein MKSSLRVGEGGIVVAMALMLVACRAQAADLAADEVAARVNGTVINRQAVRAIVQALAAEQDTPPDAKQVEQITRDALDSLIAFELLYQESQRRNVVVSDAEIDGDIARTKARFGDPDAYAAALAQRGMTLDDVRRDTRKTLAVNHLLEQTAWQNIQVAPDRVKRFYEDNRQQFKRDAEIRCSHILLRAGPDATAPQRAQAQQQAEVLLGQIQAGGDFAELARQHSQDPVTASKGGDLGFFARGTMEPAFEQAAFALKSGGVSGVVHTRYGFHIIKQTDQRAAGYAPLADVQDSITALLRDEEKRQKQDEFVATLKKQAQVSILPLLQPTPAPKKAKH, from the coding sequence ATGAAGTCGTCTCTGCGCGTCGGCGAGGGTGGGATCGTCGTGGCGATGGCCCTGATGCTCGTCGCATGCCGGGCGCAGGCGGCCGATCTCGCCGCCGACGAAGTGGCTGCGCGCGTCAACGGCACGGTGATCAATCGGCAGGCGGTGCGCGCGATCGTGCAAGCCCTCGCCGCCGAGCAGGACACGCCGCCGGATGCCAAGCAGGTCGAGCAAATCACCCGCGACGCGCTCGACTCGCTGATCGCGTTCGAGTTGCTCTACCAAGAAAGCCAACGACGCAACGTAGTCGTGAGCGATGCCGAGATCGATGGCGACATCGCCCGCACCAAGGCGCGCTTCGGTGATCCCGACGCCTACGCCGCGGCGCTGGCGCAGCGCGGCATGACCCTCGACGACGTGCGTCGCGACACCCGCAAAACGCTGGCCGTCAATCACCTGCTCGAACAGACCGCGTGGCAGAACATCCAAGTCGCGCCCGATCGCGTCAAACGCTTCTACGAAGACAACCGCCAGCAATTCAAACGGGACGCCGAGATCCGCTGCAGCCACATCCTGCTGCGCGCGGGCCCCGACGCAACGGCGCCACAACGTGCCCAAGCGCAGCAGCAGGCGGAGGTGCTGCTCGGTCAGATTCAAGCGGGGGGCGACTTCGCGGAGTTGGCGCGGCAACATTCACAAGACCCCGTCACGGCGAGCAAGGGTGGCGACCTCGGTTTCTTCGCGCGTGGGACCATGGAGCCCGCCTTCGAACAGGCGGCGTTCGCGCTCAAGTCTGGTGGTGTCAGCGGCGTGGTACACACCCGCTACGGGTTTCACATCATCAAGCAGACCGATCAGCGCGCCGCCGGCTACGCGCCGCTTGCCGATGTGCAGGACAGCATTACCGCGCTGCTGCGCGACGAAGAGAAGCGCCAAAAGCAAGACGAGTTCGTCGCGACGCTGAAGAAGCAAGCACAGGTGTCTATTCTACCGCTGCTGCAACCCACGCCGGCGCCGAAGAAGGCGAAACACTGA